ACCAAGCAGCTCTACTCAAGGCTGACTATTCATTTTCGCGGCGGGATTGCGAAGGACTACATTCAAAATTTCGCGGCGAAATTTATTTTTACTAAAACCTCCTCTAACTTAACCTCTGCCTACTCAGCCAGCGGAGCTTCATCTTCCTCCCAATTAATAAAGAAGCGTTCTTTTCTCTATACTTTTCTCAGCAATAGATAAACGAAATACGGAGCCCCGATCAATGCAGCCATAATTCCTGCAGGTATTCCTTCTGGTGGAGCGAGATTCCGTCCAATGGTGTCCGCTAAAAGCAGAAGCCACCCACCAATGAGAATGGCAACTGGGAGATAGACTTGGTTTCTAGGACCCACCAGAGATTTAGCAAGATGGGGAGCCATCAACCCGATAAAAGCGATCGCTCCCGTTACAGATACAGCTGATGCCGCTAACGCTACAGCGGCGAGCAATAGAATAAGCCGCTCTTTCTCTATGGATAGGCCGACACCGACAGAAACAGAATCACTTAATGCTAATAAATTGATCCGATTCGCCTTATATAACGTAAATGGAATTAATACGACAAGCCAAGGAAGAACAGCCATTATGTAAGGCCAATCCGTTCCCCAAATACTGCCCGCCAGCCAATTTGCAATAAAAGCTACTTTTTCCCGCTCTGCTGAAGAAATAAGTACAACCATGACGCCGGACAGCGCCATTGAAAAACCAACTCCTACAAGCACAAGGCGCACCGGTTGTAAACCAACGCTCTTCTGATAAGAAAAGATATAAATAAACACAGCTGTAATCAATGCCCCGAAAAATGCTGCAGCAGGAAGCATATAAACAAATACTCCTGCTTCCACTGGAAAGAACAAAAAGAAAATCGCCACGGCTGCTCCTGCCCCGGAATTAATTCCAATAATGCCGGGATCAGCTAAGTCATTCCGGGTAATGCCTTGCAGTATAGAGCCTGATACCGCGAGAGCCATGCCAGCAAGCATGGTCATAACGATTCTCGGAAGACGGATAGAAAACAGCACGAATTCCTCTTTGAAGGTCCCCTCCCCAAAAATGGTGGGGAAAATTCTGCTATAGGACACTGAAGAGTATCCCATACCTAATCCAATAACAGCCGTTAAAATAATAAGGACGGAAAAAACCATTAAAACGGTTCTTTGTTTTTTCAATATGGAAGGATCAATCATACCAGTTCTTTCCCTCCCTTGCGTACGATAATGAGAAAGAATGGCAAGCCCATAATCGAAATAATCGCTGCCACTGGTGTTTCATAAGGAGCATTAATCGTTCGTCCTAGAGTATCCGCAATCAGCATAAAGGCTGCTCCAAACACGGCAGACATCGGAAGAACAGATCGATAATCCGTCCCGAATACTGCACGTACAATATGGGGAACCATGAGTCCGATAAAAGCCATATTTCCTACAAGGGATACCGATGCCCCAGTAAGCAAAATAATAACTACAAATAGAATAGACTTAATTCGGGTAATTTTCTGTCCCAGTCCAACTGCTAACTCCTCATTTAAACTGAGAATAGTGAGCTGTCTTGCTAAAAGGAAGGAAACGACCAGTCCACCAGCAATAAAAGGAAAAAGGAGCTTCAGCTGCCCGATCGTCGTCCCTAACAATCCTCCTGCTGTCCACATGGATACGTCCTTGGAAATTTTATAATATAACCCGACTCCTTGTGCTATCGCAAATAAAAAAGCCGATACTGCAGCCCCAGCCAGCACAATCCGAATCGGTGAGAAGCCTCCCTGTTTTAAAGCCCCAATGCCAAATACCATCACAGCCCCGATAGCAGCTCCAATAAAGCAGGCAATCATAATTCCAAAATAATTAAGAGCGGGAAGAAAAGCGAGTGTGACAGCAAGGGCTGCATTAGCACCAGCTGTTAACCCAAGCAAACCAGGATCTGCAAGGGGATTCCTCGTTAATCCCTGCATGATTGCCCCTGCCACAGAAAGTCCCGCCCCCACCAATAATGCCCCAAGCTCTCTCGGAAGACGGAGTTCCCTGAGCATCGTGATAGATTCAGAAGATCGGCTGGAAAAAATCGCAAACCATACTTCCTTTAAACTCGTATCCGCCGCACCTAACACCATAGCTGCAATAAATGATACTATGAAGACGCTCGAGGACAAGCTAATTTTAATGAATGAAATTGAATGACGATGATCGCTCATAATCCTCTCATCTTTCTTTGAAAAAAGTAATGAAGAAGAGGAACATACCTCTTCTTCGGTTGGCTGACTGTTATCTTGAAGCGTTTATTATTCACCAAGGAATGATTTTTTGAAGAAATCGAGCTGATAATCCAGTGTAATCGGGTCATTAAAATAAAATTCTTTTGCATTTGCTTCATACACATGTCCCTTTTTCACTGCTGGAATATTCTTATACGTTTCTGTTTGCTGGAAAGAGCTTTCTATATCAGGGTTCTTACTAAAAATGATGTAATCCCCGGCGTATTCTGGAAGCACTTCAGGAGAAATCGCATAGTACCCCGGCTCTAAAGCCATCTCTTTTACTTTTTCCGGCATTTTTAAATTCATTTCCTGATAAAGAATCTCAGTTCCCCGGCCCCAATTATCTCCAAATACATAGAGCTGTTTATCGAAATTCTCGATAACTGATACTGTAGCATCTTCTCCAATTTTCTCACGGATTTTTTCTCCTGCGTCTTTCGATCGTTGCTTAAAATCTTCAACCCAGGCTTTTGCCTCTTCTTCTTTATTTAGTAGTTTGCCAATTTCGATGTGCTGTTCCAAATATCCCAGTTTTCCATAGGTATAGGTAACTGTAGGCGCAATTTCTTTAAGTTTGTCTTTATTCTTAATATTGGAAAGGCCGATAATGAGATCTGGATTTAATTCTATAATCTTCTCTAAATTCTCATCTGAAACCTCTTCCACATCTTTTAATTGATCCTGGAAACGGGGATTCATTTTCGACCAGGAATCGACCCCTGCTAGATTCACGTCCAATGCCATGACATTACCTGCATAAGAGGAAAGTACGACGACACGTTTAGGATCAGCAGGAACTTCTACAGGGCCATCCTCTGATTGGTATGTAATGGTTTCTTTCTTTGCGTCATCTGAAGAGGAATTGCTGCTAGCAGACTCTTCGGATTTATTCCCGCCACATGCAGTTAATAAAGCGGCAGCCAGCAATAAAAACGGAATAATGAACTTCTTCATGGTGATCTTCTCCTTTATCTATGTATCTTACAAATAAAAACCATAGAGCCTCCATAGCGTTGTAAGATCATGGTAATTAAATGATAATGATTATCACTTTCACTCAATATGAACTATAATTGCAATCTATGTATTTGTCAACTCCCTTTCTAAGTCAAAAGAATCAGAAGTGATAAAAGCAGCTCACCTTAGTAGTGAGCTGCTTTTATCATTTCCGGAATGGGGTGCGTTTTGATACGAGCTTTCATTGAATGAATTTTATTAACAAGAACGCCACTATTAGTATAAAACTGGCTCCAAGTGAACAAAGCGAAGCATAATAAGAATCCTTCCTCATCATTATTCCATTTCAAAATAGAGGGGAAAATGATAGCTGCAGCGCGCATTAAACGGGTGTTGGCAATGCGGACAGCGCTCGGACTCCATATAAGTCAAAATGGTTAATTCCCGGGAGCACTTCCCGCATAGAATAGCTTTCTCGTTCCATTTTTCTTTCGGCCACCTTAAAGCAGCATGCCCTGCAAGCTCCTCATGACAGCTGTAACAAGCATAATAGGATTGACAGCAGTAAAATTTAATCGCTACTATATCAACGTCCGTATGGTAATGGTCGCATCTTGTATCAGCGTCTACTTTGATGCCTTTAACTTCTGGTCTTGCATCCATTTGATTCACCTCTAAATGGATTATATCACAGCTTTTTTAAATCATAGACTTACTTAAAAGCAGCATTCAATTCATGGTTTTACTTTGAGCAGAGATCGAATACTATTGGAATTCTTTGTTAGAAAGACTTTCCTTCCTGTACCTTTTTACTGGAAGTATTTCTAAATAAAAAAACAGGACCCGGTTAGGAGTCCTGCTTTTACTTACTTTTCATATTCTCCAATTATCTCTACTGCTCTCTTTGTAATCGACGTATCGATGGATTTATCGAAATCAAACGTCCCCCTCGTAGCCCCGTTCTGCTGATACATGTCATACTGGGCTTTAATATCATCAACGAACATTTTTCCGTCCGGATTCAGCCCCGTTACCGCTACTTTCTCCCAAAGCTCAGGATCTTTCAGTGCTGTGTACTCGGTCATGATTTGAATGACTTCTTCCTTGCCTTCTCCCTTTAGGAAGGCATCATTATAGTCGCGCACTCCTTTTAAATAGGCAGCCATAAACCTTAACGAAATATTGCTCTCTTGATTAATGAACTTAGGAGAAGCGAGAACCATCGCGATCTGCGCCTCTGGTGCAAAATCAGTAGCATCGCCAAAACGCACATGAACCCCCTGTTCAATGCCTTGTGTGATCAACGGTTCTATTTGTAAAGCCGCATCAATGGATCCATTTCCCATGGAGGCGAGCATATTTCCGAAGTCTGACATAAGAACGAATTCTACGTCATTCTCAGAGAGACCGGCATGTTTTAACATTTTATGAAAAATGTAGTCATCTACAGCATTCTTTGAGGAAACAGCGATTCGCTTTCCTTTAAGATCCTGATATGTCTTAATTTTATCCTGTAAATCTTTTCTTATAACAAATGAAAAATATGAATCTCCTTGAACATAATGCCCTTTATCGGCAACGATTTTCACATCAATGCCTTGAGCAATCGCATTAAAGAATGAAGCTGTAGAAATTCCTCCGGCAATATCCACCTCTCCGGCAGCCAATGCCGGGAGCATGTCGTCACTATTTGCAAACTTCGTAAATTTAACATCAATATTGTAATCATCAAAATAGCCTTTTTCTTTCGCAATGTAAAAACCAGCTCCAGAAGCTGCCCCATCCTCGGCTATGACAACCGTCGCTCTTTCATTTAAAGGCGCTAAATCACCAGAAGGATTATTTTCACTTATTTCATTTTCCTGCCCGCTTCCTTCATTAGATGTAGAAGTATTTGAACTACAGCCGGCGATGATTAAGGCACTCAGTAATAACGGTGCACATACTAACTTCTTCAAAGATTTCACGATTTTCCATCCTCCTGCTCAAATTCTTGAGCCTTGTACTTGGTCATACAGGTGGTTCCAAATCTCAACAAAGCAGTCCGCCATCGCCGGATCGGAGCGTACTTGTTCCATACTTCTCGGCCGCGGCAGATCAATGGATTTTTCCTCAACGATTTTTCCAGGCTGGGCACTCATCAATAGAATTCTGTCACTCAGCAGAAGGGCTTCATCAATACTATGAGTAATAAACAAAACGGTTTTTTTAGTTTCTGACCATATGTTCAGCAGTTCTTCCTGTAGAATGAATTTATTTTGTTCGTCCAGGGCGGCAAACGGTTCATCCATTAAAAGAATTTCCGGATCATTCGCAAAAGCTCTGGCGATGCTTACTCTTTGCTTCATCCCTCCAGAGAGCTCTTTTGGATAAAGATTCGCAAATTTATCCAGACCGACTTTTGCTAAGTAATAAGCAGTTCTTTCTTTCACCTGCTGTTTCGGGAGGTGTCTCATCTTTAACCCAAACGCAACGTTTTCCTCGACTGTCAGCCAGGGGATAACCCCTCGTTCCTGAAAGACCATCGATTGCAAAGGACGTTTCTTTTCCCCCTGATTGATCTCATATGAACCAATACTGGGACTTTCCAACCCTGCCAGTATGCGCAGCAAAGTCGTTTTTCCACACCCGCTCGGTCCAATTAGACAAACAAATTCCCCATCTTCAATATCAAGGGAAATATCCTCCAGAGCCGTCACACTGCTGCCTTTTTTATAGAACACTTTTGTTAAGTTCTGAAGCGAAATCTTAGGCTTTTCTCTCATTTCCTACCACTCCCTTACTTCCATGGCAGTAACTTAACTTGAAACGCTCTCAGTATGAGTGAGAATAGATAACCGAAGAAAGAAATGAGCACTAAACCGACATACATCTCTTTAAGCAGAAATGCACTGTAAGACGTCCATATTAAGTAACCAATACCTGATGTTGCTCCCATCATTTCTGCTGCTACAATGGTTAATAAGGCAATGGCCTGCCCCATTTGAATACCTTCGATCATGACGGGAAGTGATCCCGGCAGAGCAATCTTAAAGAAAAAATCCTTCGATCCTGCTCCATAATTTCGAGCTACATCTAAATATATCCGATCAATATTGACAACACCTGCCACGGTATTAATGACCACAGGGAAAAATACACTTCCTGCAATGGTCACAATTTTCGATACCTCCCCAATTCCAAAGAGGATTAATATAATCGGAAGAAGAGCGAGAGTTGGAATGGGCATTAACGCCATGATCAACGGTGAAAAGAAATGCCGGATAGGTGAATACAAGCCCATAAGCAGGCCGAGAACCACTCCCGGAATCACCCCCAGCAAAAAGCCGGCCAAAATTCTAAACAACGAGATGCCAATATGGTGAAATAACTCACCACTGGTACCCATTAATAGAAACGTTCCTACAATTTCAGAAGGCGGTGGAAAAAACCTCGCATCGACCATTCCTGTTCGCGACAAAAATTCCCACAAAATTAATATGAAAATGGGAGAAGCAATTGTAAGTGCCTGTTTAAATCGGTTTCTAAGCTGTTTCTTTTTCCACTCTTCACGTTCTATGGCAAAAGGATCATGCCCCGCGTGAATGTTCTTCATCTTCACCACCTCTTAATGCCAATCATATGTGCATCTGCCTACAAGTGTGAAAATGCGTCGCCTCTCCTTTCCCAGACAATAAAAAAAGAACTTCCCTATTGGAAGTTCCTTCAGCTCACAATTCATTAAAATCCTTTTACCGGTTCACGTTTTTCCCAGCCTTCCCTGAACAAAGGAAGAAAATTTTCGCGTTTGTAAGGATGCTTGCTGATCTCGTCTAAATTCAAGTCGGTTCCCCATCCCGGACGATCGCTGACTTGAATGTACCCGTCTTTAATATCCACAGTATTTGTAAGAATATTTTTCGTCCAAGGCTCGTTAAAGTCTTCAAAAATTTCATGAATGAAAAAATTAGGCGTAGCTGTATTTAAATGAGCGCATACGATGGAGCACAAGGGCCCTTGGGCACTATGCGGGGCAGTGACTCCATTAAAAGCATTGACCATTCCTGCTACTTGCTTGGCAGCAGTTAACCCCATAAATTGAGGCTCAAGCTGGATAATGTGAACTTGATTATGAGAAAGCAGTTCGGCGAATTGCTCCTTACAATAATAATCTTCCCCGCAAGCAATCGGAACCGGACTACGTTTGGCTACTTCAATCATTGAAGATACACTTTGCGGTGGCACAGGGGCTTCGAACCACGTAGGTTCGTATTCAGCCATCTTTTCAGCAAACCTCAATGCAGTATGAACGCTGAAGCGATTATGTCCTTCTACTAGCACATCGACTTTATCTCCTACTGCTTCTCTGACCGCCCCAATCAAGTCGAGCGCTAATTGGAAGTCTCCCCTTTCTACCGCTCTCCAGGAAGATCCAAATGGGTCAAACTTCAACGCCGTGTAGCCCTTTTCCACAACCTGCTTAGCCAGGTGATAAAAATTGTCCGGTGTACGGGGACCGCTTGTGTACCAGCCGTTTGCATATACTCTCAAGCTGTCATGGCACTTTCCTCCCAGCAGTTTGTACACCGGCTGTTCCAAAACTTTCCCCATAATATCCCAGCAGGCAAACTCAATACCCGAAAGCGCCGCTCCTTGAATTTGCCCGCCATCCGAAAATACATCCCTGAACATCTTTAAAGAATGGCTTTCTACATTAAACGGGTCCTGACCAATGACATAAGGCTTCAACTCATGAATTGCAGCTTCTACAGTTTTCCCAAAACCATTTAAGGTGGCTTCTCCAATTCCGTGAACACCTTCATCCGTATCCACCTGCACAAACACCCAGTTTTTCCACCCATTCCCGGCGATATAAGTCTGAACATCAGTGATTTTCATGCTTCCACTCCTTTTTATTAATGAAATGATTGGCAGCATAAGAAGAATACCTTCCTCTTTATGCATTCATAAACCCAAATTAAACTGAAATCAGGCAAATAAACTTAACAGAAGACAAACGGCAAAACCAACGAGTGCGACGATCGTTGACATGATTGTCCAAGATTTTAACGTTTCACCTTCAGTCATTCCGAAATAGCGGTTCACCATCCAAAAACCCGAGTCGTTCACATGCGAAGCAATCGTTGCCCCGGAGGCGACCGCAATGACTAAAATGCCTTTCATTGGTTCACTTACATCAAATGAGCTTAACAGCGGTGCAACTAGACTGGATGCAGTTACCATGGATACAGTAACAGACCCTTGGGCAACCCGGACTACAGCCGCAGTTATAAAAGCAAAAACAACAAGAGGGAGATCTGTTTTTTCCATAGCATTAGCTAAGACATCTCCTATCCCTGAGGCTACCAGCATTTCGCCGAACACCCCTCCTGCCCCAGTAACAAGAATTATAATCCCGGCAGGTTCCAGAGCTTTAGTTGTCAGCTTCTGTATTTCATATTTGGAATATCCTCGCTTAGTACCAAAAATATAGAAGGTTAATAATGTTGCAATCGTAAGCGCTACGAAAGGGTGCCCGATAAATACAAGCACACTTCGTAAAGTACTCTCCTCAGGTAGCAGTACGTCAGCGGTCGTGCTGAACAATATTAAAATAATCGGCAGGAGAATAATGGAAATGACATTCCAGAAACTCGGCAATTCCTTCCCATTGTATATGACCTCCCCTTTTTCTTCCTTTTCTGACAGGGCGGCTGCCTGTTCCTGCATAAATTCCGGGATGCCCAGATGAACTTTTTTCGAAATATAGTCACCAAAAATGGGGCCAGCCAAAATCATCGCCGGGATCCCCGCTATTAACCCAAATAAGATTACCCAGCCAAGATCTGCTCCTATTAAGGAAGCGGAAGCAATGGGGCCGGGAGTGGGCGGGATCATCCCATGAGCTACGATTAAACCGGCAAGTAAAGGTATTCCATAGTAAAGCAGCGACTTGTTGGATTTTCTAGTTAAGCTGTAAAGAATAGGCATTAATATGACAAGTGCCACATCAAGAAACACAGGAATTGAAATAATCAAGCCTGCAATACTTAGAGCCCATGGACTTTTCTTTTCCCCAAATTTATTCAGCAGGGTTAAAGCAAGCCGTTCGGCTCCACCTGAAACCTTCAACACCTCTCCGAACATCGCTCCTAAGCCGATAATGATAGCTATAAAAGCGAGTGTTCCGCCCATCCCGTCTTTAAATGTCTGGATAATTTTCTCGGGAGGCATTCCGACGGCAAGTCCTACGAGAAAGCTTACGACCATTAAAGCTACAAAAGCTTGAAGCTTCGTTTTCATGACGAGGAATAAAAGTAAAGCAACACCAAAGCAGGCAACGATAATCAACCATGCAGTAGATTCCAATTTAGCCCCTCCTAAAAAGTGATGAAACTTTTCCCAATGTACACCGGCAACCCGTATTCCTAAATCTTCAATTAAGGACCACGGCAAAAAGACAGCGCTTTCAAAATTACTTTTATACGGTTTTAATGCATGAGAAATACAGCTAGCACAATAAGTAAGGCTGTGTGCTATCTGGTAATTTCTGCATGGTTAGAACCTTCGGGAAACACCTGCTTATCCATAGATTCACATTCACTTTAGAGTCCAGTTTATATCGCTAATAGGAGGAGCCTATCCTTCTTTTCAGAGGAAATCTGCTAATGAACACCCGCAAAAGTTCTATATAATAAAACTTCGTTTCATCATATACGCAAAGAAAACCTAAGGTTATTCAATACATCTTCAACATTATGAAGCGCCCTGCCGATAACCCATCTGCTTGGAAATTCTTTCAGCAGTTTGTCTCATCATCGGTACTAACTGCTCTAGCTGCTTATCATTCAACTGAGGGGTAGGCATGGAAAGGCTGAAGGCCGCTGTTACTTCTCCGGTGTGATTATAAATTGGAAAAGCCAGACAGCTGATTCCAGGTTCGTTCTCCTCACGGTCGATGGCGTAGCCGCGTTCTCTAATTCTCTCTAACTCTTTCAGGAAATCAGGTTTATTCGTTAATGTATTAGCTGTACGCTTCTCAAAATGATACCCATCCAGAATAGCGTCGATTTCTTCCTGTTTCCTAAAAGCCACAAGTGTTTTCCCGACTCCACTACTATGAACTGGCGCTCTGCGACCGATTCGTGAATATTGAACGTTCCCAGATGTCCCTTCCACTTTATCGATATAAACGCCTTCTTTTCCTTCTAATATCACTAAATGCAGCGTATGACCTGTTTTTCTCGAAAGCTCCAACAAATCTTTTCTTGCAACGGAACGAATATCTAAGTTGTAAATTACAAAGTTGCCTCTTTCAAATAATTTCATACCGAGTCTATATTTTCCATTTTCACTGACTTTTTCAATGTATCCATGTTCTTGTAGTGTTTTTAATAATGAATGAACCGTACTTTTATTTAAATGCATACGGTTACTGATTTCAGTAATCTTCAGTTCAGGTTCAAATTCATTAAATAAATCTAATATTTT
This Halobacillus salinarum DNA region includes the following protein-coding sequences:
- a CDS encoding FecCD family ABC transporter permease, with the protein product MSDHRHSISFIKISLSSSVFIVSFIAAMVLGAADTSLKEVWFAIFSSRSSESITMLRELRLPRELGALLVGAGLSVAGAIMQGLTRNPLADPGLLGLTAGANAALAVTLAFLPALNYFGIMIACFIGAAIGAVMVFGIGALKQGGFSPIRIVLAGAAVSAFLFAIAQGVGLYYKISKDVSMWTAGGLLGTTIGQLKLLFPFIAGGLVVSFLLARQLTILSLNEELAVGLGQKITRIKSILFVVIILLTGASVSLVGNMAFIGLMVPHIVRAVFGTDYRSVLPMSAVFGAAFMLIADTLGRTINAPYETPVAAIISIMGLPFFLIIVRKGGKELV
- a CDS encoding mandelate racemase/muconate lactonizing enzyme family protein, producing the protein MKITDVQTYIAGNGWKNWVFVQVDTDEGVHGIGEATLNGFGKTVEAAIHELKPYVIGQDPFNVESHSLKMFRDVFSDGGQIQGAALSGIEFACWDIMGKVLEQPVYKLLGGKCHDSLRVYANGWYTSGPRTPDNFYHLAKQVVEKGYTALKFDPFGSSWRAVERGDFQLALDLIGAVREAVGDKVDVLVEGHNRFSVHTALRFAEKMAEYEPTWFEAPVPPQSVSSMIEVAKRSPVPIACGEDYYCKEQFAELLSHNQVHIIQLEPQFMGLTAAKQVAGMVNAFNGVTAPHSAQGPLCSIVCAHLNTATPNFFIHEIFEDFNEPWTKNILTNTVDIKDGYIQVSDRPGWGTDLNLDEISKHPYKRENFLPLFREGWEKREPVKGF
- a CDS encoding IclR family transcriptional regulator, yielding MPIIQSVERALKILDLFNEFEPELKITEISNRMHLNKSTVHSLLKTLQEHGYIEKVSENGKYRLGMKLFERGNFVIYNLDIRSVARKDLLELSRKTGHTLHLVILEGKEGVYIDKVEGTSGNVQYSRIGRRAPVHSSGVGKTLVAFRKQEEIDAILDGYHFEKRTANTLTNKPDFLKELERIRERGYAIDREENEPGISCLAFPIYNHTGEVTAAFSLSMPTPQLNDKQLEQLVPMMRQTAERISKQMGYRQGAS
- a CDS encoding FecCD family ABC transporter permease; translated protein: MIDPSILKKQRTVLMVFSVLIILTAVIGLGMGYSSVSYSRIFPTIFGEGTFKEEFVLFSIRLPRIVMTMLAGMALAVSGSILQGITRNDLADPGIIGINSGAGAAVAIFFLFFPVEAGVFVYMLPAAAFFGALITAVFIYIFSYQKSVGLQPVRLVLVGVGFSMALSGVMVVLISSAEREKVAFIANWLAGSIWGTDWPYIMAVLPWLVVLIPFTLYKANRINLLALSDSVSVGVGLSIEKERLILLLAAVALAASAVSVTGAIAFIGLMAPHLAKSLVGPRNQVYLPVAILIGGWLLLLADTIGRNLAPPEGIPAGIMAALIGAPYFVYLLLRKV
- a CDS encoding ABC transporter ATP-binding protein; its protein translation is MREKPKISLQNLTKVFYKKGSSVTALEDISLDIEDGEFVCLIGPSGCGKTTLLRILAGLESPSIGSYEINQGEKKRPLQSMVFQERGVIPWLTVEENVAFGLKMRHLPKQQVKERTAYYLAKVGLDKFANLYPKELSGGMKQRVSIARAFANDPEILLMDEPFAALDEQNKFILQEELLNIWSETKKTVLFITHSIDEALLLSDRILLMSAQPGKIVEEKSIDLPRPRSMEQVRSDPAMADCFVEIWNHLYDQVQGSRI
- a CDS encoding ABC transporter permease, coding for MKNIHAGHDPFAIEREEWKKKQLRNRFKQALTIASPIFILILWEFLSRTGMVDARFFPPPSEIVGTFLLMGTSGELFHHIGISLFRILAGFLLGVIPGVVLGLLMGLYSPIRHFFSPLIMALMPIPTLALLPIILILFGIGEVSKIVTIAGSVFFPVVINTVAGVVNIDRIYLDVARNYGAGSKDFFFKIALPGSLPVMIEGIQMGQAIALLTIVAAEMMGATSGIGYLIWTSYSAFLLKEMYVGLVLISFFGYLFSLILRAFQVKLLPWK
- a CDS encoding ABC transporter substrate-binding protein → MVKSLKKLVCAPLLLSALIIAGCSSNTSTSNEGSGQENEISENNPSGDLAPLNERATVVIAEDGAASGAGFYIAKEKGYFDDYNIDVKFTKFANSDDMLPALAAGEVDIAGGISTASFFNAIAQGIDVKIVADKGHYVQGDSYFSFVIRKDLQDKIKTYQDLKGKRIAVSSKNAVDDYIFHKMLKHAGLSENDVEFVLMSDFGNMLASMGNGSIDAALQIEPLITQGIEQGVHVRFGDATDFAPEAQIAMVLASPKFINQESNISLRFMAAYLKGVRDYNDAFLKGEGKEEVIQIMTEYTALKDPELWEKVAVTGLNPDGKMFVDDIKAQYDMYQQNGATRGTFDFDKSIDTSITKRAVEIIGEYEK
- a CDS encoding iron-hydroxamate ABC transporter substrate-binding protein, producing MKKFIIPFLLLAAALLTACGGNKSEESASSNSSSDDAKKETITYQSEDGPVEVPADPKRVVVLSSYAGNVMALDVNLAGVDSWSKMNPRFQDQLKDVEEVSDENLEKIIELNPDLIIGLSNIKNKDKLKEIAPTVTYTYGKLGYLEQHIEIGKLLNKEEEAKAWVEDFKQRSKDAGEKIREKIGEDATVSVIENFDKQLYVFGDNWGRGTEILYQEMNLKMPEKVKEMALEPGYYAISPEVLPEYAGDYIIFSKNPDIESSFQQTETYKNIPAVKKGHVYEANAKEFYFNDPITLDYQLDFFKKSFLGE
- a CDS encoding GntP family permease, with protein sequence MESTAWLIIVACFGVALLLFLVMKTKLQAFVALMVVSFLVGLAVGMPPEKIIQTFKDGMGGTLAFIAIIIGLGAMFGEVLKVSGGAERLALTLLNKFGEKKSPWALSIAGLIISIPVFLDVALVILMPILYSLTRKSNKSLLYYGIPLLAGLIVAHGMIPPTPGPIASASLIGADLGWVILFGLIAGIPAMILAGPIFGDYISKKVHLGIPEFMQEQAAALSEKEEKGEVIYNGKELPSFWNVISIILLPIILILFSTTADVLLPEESTLRSVLVFIGHPFVALTIATLLTFYIFGTKRGYSKYEIQKLTTKALEPAGIIILVTGAGGVFGEMLVASGIGDVLANAMEKTDLPLVVFAFITAAVVRVAQGSVTVSMVTASSLVAPLLSSFDVSEPMKGILVIAVASGATIASHVNDSGFWMVNRYFGMTEGETLKSWTIMSTIVALVGFAVCLLLSLFA
- a CDS encoding CHY zinc finger protein, translating into MDARPEVKGIKVDADTRCDHYHTDVDIVAIKFYCCQSYYACYSCHEELAGHAALRWPKEKWNEKAILCGKCSRELTILTYMESERCPHCQHPFNARCSYHFPLYFEME